The Megalobrama amblycephala isolate DHTTF-2021 linkage group LG20, ASM1881202v1, whole genome shotgun sequence genome includes a window with the following:
- the LOC125255172 gene encoding ribonuclease inhibitor-like — protein sequence MSRLKRCGNTKKQCLILTLALKSNSSHLRELDLSVNIIGKGVKHLCDILKDSQCKLERLRLSFCHMPEEGCSALTSALKSNPSHLRELDLSKNKLGDSGVKNLSDLLMNPQFNLEKLDLNVCSITEKQCVILFLALKSNPSHLKELDLSRNQIKNTGVKHLCDVLKDSECKLERLRLSCCYMPEEGCSALTCALKSNPSHLRELDLSKNELGDSGVKNLSDLLMNPQFNLEKLDLNKCNITEEQCVILTSALKSNSSHLRELDLSRNIIGNRGVKHLCVILMDIHCKLERLSLQECGITDVSSLTQSLTISKALQFLKELDLSFNKLGDSKQWLSDVLQDSNCDLRVDISSPYF from the exons ATGAGCAG ACTGAAGAGATGTGGTAATACAAAGAAACAGTGTCTCATCCTGACTttagctctgaaatcaaactcatcacacctgagagagctggaccttaGTGTAAACATAATAGGAAAAGGAGTGAAGCACTTATGTGACATACTGAAGGATTCACAGTGTAAACTGGAAAGATTGAG GTTAAGCTTCTGTCATATGCCAGAAGAAGGTTGttctgctctgacttcagctctgaaatcaaacccatcacacctgagagagctggacctgagcaagaataaactaggagactctggagtgaaaaacctcagtgatctactgatgaacccacaattcaATCTGGAGAAACTAGA TCTAAATGTTTGCAGTATTACAGAGAAACAGTGTGTCATCCTGTTTttagctctgaaatcaaacccatcacacctgaaagagctggacctgagcaggaatcaaataaaaaacacaggAGTGAAGCACTTATGTGACGTACTGAAGGATTCAGAGTGTAAACTGGAGAGATTGAG GTTAAGCTGCTGTTATATGCCAGAAGAAGGTTGTTCTGCTCTGACTTgcgctctgaaatcaaacccatcacacctgagagagctggacctgagcaAGAATGAACTaggagactctggagtgaaaaacctcagtgatctactgatgaacccacaattcaATCTGGAGAAACTAGA tctgaataaatgcaatattacaGAGGAACAGTGTGtcatcctgacttcagctctgaaatcaaactcatcacacctgagagagctggacctgagcaGGAATATAATAGGAAACAGAGGAGTGAAGCACTTATGTGTCATACTGATGGATAtacactgtaaactggagagatTGAG TCTACAGGAATGTGGCATTACAGATGTTTCTTCTTTAACTCAGTCTTTGACTATCTCAAAAgcactgcagtttttaaaagagCTTGATCTGAGTTTCAATAAGCTAGGAGACTCAAAGCAGTGGCTCAGTGACGTGCTACAAGACTCAAACTGTGACCTGAG AGTAGACATCAGTTcaccttatttttaa